A segment of the Dermacentor andersoni chromosome 5, qqDerAnde1_hic_scaffold, whole genome shotgun sequence genome:
CCCGACAGCTCGCCATTACTCTGAACCCATTCGGCCATGAAGTGAAGATGTAAAATCGGTCACCGTACTACCAACTCTTGACCGCAAGTCCTTGAGGacatttgaagaaaaataaattctgaGAGTCTGTGAGAAAATCGTACTTCGTCCCTGCTGGTCATACTTGACCGCTATTCACAAACGTTATTACGCAAGAATAGTTTGTAAGAGAAGGTGTCAGGCATTCGCTATATTAGCGAAGGTGACCGGTAAATGTCAAAAAGTTCCTACCGACAAGAAGCCTTTGTGAATTCAGCTACTAATTTTTATTTTCTGCACTGTATATTTCAAATCATTTCTTCTTTTAACGGGCCCgcaatttttcaattataaagtAATAGTATACGTTACATTCATAGCACCCACTAAGAGCCAGTAAGTGGAATTAAGTGGCACTAAGTGTCTGAGACGAAAGAAGGACAAGGCAGAGAGGTTGCAAATATCAATTGCAGACAAAATAACAAATTTATATGTAGAAATCATAACCCAACAGCTTTGGCTAAGCCAACATAACAAATGAGAGGTGATAAATGTATTCTGTAGCACATTCCTGGGCGACTCTTTCTTGCTGTTGAATGTACCTAGACGAAAATAAAGCGCTCGGGAAAAGCGCGAGCAATGTGAAGTTATTAGATATTTCAATATCCACGCGTAGATTTTGGACCCGCTTCTTACTATTACCTCTGAAAGCTCACGACATTGAAAAATAACAATTAAAAAATGCGAAATACCGCGAAAATAAATGGAAATACCGTGAAATAAATGGAATAAATGAACACGACAGCATTCAGAGAGCCCTGTCTGCTTCTCATACTTCCTGGAAACTGCAGCTTTATGttaccgtaatgtttaccgggaagcgctggtggcgaacgctatgtacgaaggcgagctttctggtagaaacgcggcctgttGTCAGGACCGATCCTGGAAGTTGCGCACAGCCGcgcaaaaaacacacacaaaaaaaagaacgaaacaaagaagtaaaaaaagaaaaaaaatacatgatttgcaggtttctgttattgtttcgcacttgtAATATTTCAGTAtgagaaaatttaacataaaaggcatgcgctgacaatgttttgtttcgtgacattggTTTGTGGCTGTCCTCAAAGTTCTGAGGACTAACTCTGACAAGAATGGAAGACAAGGTAAGAGCAACTTTggcgatagaatggtgtggcaatgtaacccgcatatatcacatgtcatatagcaaggcgtggcatatacatatacctaaaaaTATGCGAAAATGTTCGATGGCGGACAGCTCCGTCGACGCCGGAGCAGACACCAGATTtcttgcgacacggggcccttaaatCTATTGCCTTAAAAAGTGAAGTCTGCTTTACGAAACTTACGAAGCATGTCGAGGGAAAAAATAGGCATGCTTTACTGAAaatcaaacaaaaaaaataagaaaaatattaTAATAGTAAATAGAGACAATTCACATGCAAACTTTCGGATACAAAAGGACCAACGACGTTGTTTTTATGGTTGCTGTTGTAGCCTCAAAACACGGCACAagaatgttgttgttgttattgttgtcctgagtggccgtggcacatgtccacagtgggggattggccaagaatgtttCAAGCAGCCAAAACTCTTCATCAGAGCGTTGTCTTTCTCGAAGCATGAATATGAGGGCGCGAGCAGATCAGAACGAGCAGTCGGGCACCGGCAGGGCGCAGCCAGCAGCTTGCGAGGGCGCGGTCATCGGTGCTGCCCATCGTTGGTGCGGCTCTTCAAAATTGGCCAGCGCGGTTCTGCGTCTTCGAAAGACCGTGGGGCCTCCTAAATCGAGCAAACGGTGAGCACATGCAACCTGCTCACGACTGGCTACGCTAGGTCGTTAGCGTTTCAGTTGGTTTGCGTCGTGCAACGAAGAACTAATCGAAGCACGGCCTCAAGGAGACTTGATCAGAGCACGCGAAGGATGTGCGGTAGAGTGCGTTTGCACCAATCGGCGCAGGTCACTAGATGATATATTTTGCTGTTGAGCACGCCCTTCCGGTTTCGCAGGCCTGTGCTAGCCGCACTATCATCTGTGCAGGGAAGGTGAACGATCCAATGAGCAACAGGCCACGTGACGCGACAGGACATGCCATATTGCTCTGAAAAATTACATATAGTGATGCTCGCTTGGTACGATGCAGAATCTGGAATAAAATCGAACAGTAAAAGCCAATCGGCCCAGCGACTATCACGTGCAGCTGCAGCTAAGCGTTGTGCCATCGTATGCTAGAAGAAAATGTCTCAAACAATAGTATCAATTATAAATTCACTGCTGAGCGTGCCATTCACGTTTCACTGACAAATTAGTTTCTGATTCATATGATTCGTGTGAGCAGGTGCCGACCAATTGCAGTGGCGAACATAGGTAAATTTAGCGAGGACAACCAtagaacgacaaaactaaatcaGTAGCAAGAGTTATAAATTCAGCGCTAGGACATGGTGCAACATGGTCTAGCAGtggaacaacagaaagaaaacaaaacaaatattaGGTGCTAGTCGTTGACATTGCGATTTGGCTGTTCGTAATGGGCAGTTGcacatttacaaagaaaaattcaaacattcgctTTGCGCACGAACACCCGGATGAACCTTTTCTGCACGACAGTCTGGCTAAATGCTGGCTAAAGTCATTGAACACGGCCGGCTTGTCCGACAGAAAAGTACTTCGGGTCAAATTCGTTCCAATGTCCAGTCAGACAAATTAGATTTGTGTGGACCGAGCCCGACACGAAGGCCTAACTGGATACGCGTCTTCGTTCCCGCACGAGGCCGAATGGATCTAGCGGATTGCAAAATATAACTAAATCATCGTGAACACTCCGCAACTTTCGCACACTCAAGTCATCCTCCGAAAGTTTTCAAATCTTAATTTTACGCTTTCATAAAATCTTCAACGTAGCGGAAAGCCTATCTATGTCATCTTTAGACTGCGATAAAAGGCCGGTAGCGTCGGGCGACATTTAACAATTCCTTTTTGTAGCCACCATACCCCTACCTTCTGCGCTCACGAAACTCTAACCAAAAATGTTTATAAACTAGACAAGCATATCTTTGGGCATTTGTTTCTTGAGACTGCCATTCCTGCATGTGAATAAAGCTTAACTATTTTCTCTACTTACAGGCTGCACGCCACCAGGCTGTGCCTGAAAAGACAGACATTTTCCCCACCCGAGGAAAGGCCGTGCACCCATCGTCGCCATGTCGTGGGCCCAAATCAGCGCATCCATGCAGGCTAGCGCTTCGGAGGACGACGTGGGAGCACGCAGAACTAGgcagaacagtgagaagaagccgATCATCATGATCGCCTCGCCACACCCCACCGTCATCACGGGCGACTTCGACCCAAGCAGCCAGGTTCAAATGGGTGCTTCCATGATATGGCCGCCGCCTGGAAGCCCTGCCCAAGGCACGTCGTCCGCCACTATGTTTGTCTCTGGCACAGCTGCGTCGCCAACGTCCATACCGGTGCAACAGACGTCCTCTGGAAACCTGATCTTGGCCACCGAAGTTCAGATGACGTCCCCTAGCGCCACGCTACTACAGAGCATTCCAGCAGGATCGAAAATCTGTGGATCTATATCGGGTAAGCGTAGCCACGGGCAAGAGAACCCGTTGCAGCCACGATCTTAGCGGTAGTTTTTCATGCGAAGCATTCCTTTTTTCCATATCACGCACCTAGTCATGGGCTTAGGTGTGTAGGTGTGACTTGGGTGTATGGTGAACTTAGGTGTGACTGTGTCACCTCGTTTCAGGCCTATTCAATAGTAAAGAAATGTGAGCATTGGTGGTTCTGAGCCAGAGTCCGCCAGCGCATGACTGGAAGACACGGTAGAACCATATCTTTTGCGTGCTATGTATATACAGCAAGCCCAGTGAGTTTACAGGCATCATATCCGACTAGCAACAACATAAAGTGTACACAGCAGTTAGCTTGCTGTGTAAATTTTGCTTACCAAGCAAAACTTGCTCTGTAACAACGCGTAGCGACTGTTCGTCATCCAATGATAGCATTCCTCATACACTGTATTACGACTGCGAGCGCCTTTATTACTTCTGTCTTCGTGCGCATTAGCGTATTCGATCAAAAGACGTTAGTTTTACTGTATTTGCCttacagacaatttttttttccactagCGAATAATTTGTTCCTCTCATAGGCCAACTGAAACGAAATTTTTCACCGCATAAAGAGCCAAGTTTCAGATAATTTAAACATACAGTAGCCTCTGCGCAAAATCTTACGCTTGAAATATAGGTCAATGCGTCACAAAGCTCGCAAAAATCGATGGTTTTTCATACTAAAACAGAAAAATACGCCGCCATTATCTCCCAGCGGAAGTGACCTATAGTGAAGAATGTGGAGAACTAGCGCCCGTTCTGTCTGCTTTCGTGGCTTGCATTCCGTTCTGGTGTGTTTACGACCAGCTCCCGCACGTGTGCTAGCCACAGCGTTAGTATACATTGTTAGCCGTTTCATGCGCTGTGACAACGCCGCTGCTCGCCCACGACgtttttttaatgcgaagtaGTCTCCGAGTGCAGCCAGTTTTCCTTTATCGGGTTGCCTACGTTCAACAGCAGGCCCGCGATGCGTTCCGCTTCCGCTCGAAGAAAAGCGCATTGGGGTGGCCAAGCTAAAGGTGCGGTATAATCGGTATAGTCCGACTTAACGGTGACGCGATCAACGGGTTGCACAGTTTCGCTACATCGGCGAAAATTGGCTGGCGCGGGTATAGAACATGTCCTATCTCGCGCCGCAGCAACTGGAAGAGGGTGCATCGCGCCCTAGCTTGGCTGACGAGCAGCGTGCTGTTAGGGTTCGCTGAAGCAAGCGCGTTGCGTTTGCGCTTTCGACAGAGAAGCGCTCACTCGCCGCGCACTTGTCCGCTAGCGCTGCGGCAGCAACTGAGCGTCGCGCTTCTCCGGGTGAAGTTTAAACGTTTAAAGCGCCGGGTAACATTTTAGCGATCTTAGCTCTTTGCGTCTCCGGCATGGCGTATCTGACTTGACCGGTTGCTGCCTGGCAGGCTGGAAGCGCCAGCCTTGTCGACCGATCAAACCGATCAGTCAACTACCGCCATCTAGCAAAGGGTAATAGGTAGCTGTCGCTTGGCACGGCCGAGCTAGAGGGGCTGGGTGCTAAGTGTGCCTAAACGCATGGTTATATACGCAGGGCAGCGGCCACAATAAACTTTCGCCCATTTCGCTCTGGCGGCATTGCATTCCTGCACGGCTTGCTACCGCATCTACACCATGGCCGCCGCGTCGCGTTCTTCGTAAATACAGTATGCGGACCCTGATCGCTTCTGGTGGTGTCTCAGAAAGGATTCCATTCGTCTAGTTCGACACGTCCGATGTAGAAAGGCACGAAGTATTTTGAAGATTATGCGCTATCGGAAATGATCGCTCGAGAATATCGCCCTTGAATACAACTTACCTTTGAACGTTATCTCCGGTTTTCGTGTGCCATCGCGGCATATAATACTTATAGTCACCCCGAGAAAGGGTTTGCTAAGCATATCTTGAAGGGTAAGTGACTGCTGTTGAAATATAGCTTGTGCAGCATCGTCAAGTGCAGTTTCCATGCTTTGTGCGCGTTTACTGGCCCGCGCGGCACTTGCCTGCTGCGCCGCGGTGCATGCTTTCGCTCTgaaagctgggacaggaaagATGTGTTCGGCCTTCCGCTACTCAGCATTGTGTACTGCACAGGCACTGCTCATGTTCCGAGTACGTATTCTAACACGTGACGGCCACGCAGCGCATCGGCATTCTTCCAACAGCTCAAATCACAAGCACAACAGGGAGAATGCACGCCGACAGACACGCCCGTCAATCGCAACTGATAAGCGAGCAATGCGCCTGGCTGCCTAGGCGCAACGTGGCGCAACTTAGAGATCAAGAGTGGCGCACGGTTCTTCAATATTTGCCATATCCGCATCGCTACCGCTTTGTCTCCAGCtgcacgcgtcgtctgcataGGGGCTATTTAATAGCTGCACATAAAAAAATTTGGCAATTAGCAGCCCTGCGGCTTTGCCAGGATTACTTTGATTATAGGTTAGACATTTACAGTCAATTTAGGCCAAGTGAAGTTTCATTGCAATTGGTCTTTATTGTTCAACGCgatttgttctctctctctctctctttgtttttctATTTCCGAAAAAAGATCACATGCCATTGATTATCGTTTAAAACGTTGGAGAAAGTTATATCTACATCCTCGCACTCACATAGACCTAGACGAAAAACATTACATAGCTCATTGAGGCCCTTCGAACAATCGTATAGATAATGTCGAATTTGTGACTGCTGCTCCTGTTTTCTACTACTCATTTCAAAATCGTTAAGTGGCGCTTTTACCCGGAAGTTGACCTCGGGCGCCAGACCGTCTTTCCTGTTGACAAGCATATATCGTATACGCAACAAATGTGTGCTCTAAATAAGCAACCGCAAAACCATTTCAACGACATAGTTCGCGTTCCAGCGTGCTCGCGTATTTTGAAAACACTGACAGTGCAATATTTCAACTGACCCATCACCAGGTTCAGGCACTTCAATCTAAAGTGCCGTGCTTACAGATGACGCGGTTACAATCTCGTATACAAAGTAGCACACCCATGTGCATCGAAAAAACTGCTAAAAAACCAAGGCAGAATCTGCGTATTCTGCTTCAAGGTGTCGCTCTGACCATGAGCGAGATGGCGTCACGCTTCTGTCTCCGCGTCACACTCATGACGCCTGTAGCTCAACAAATAGCCATGGCAGATGCGGAAACACCACGAGGACTCCCGTTAAACACACAACTGGACAGCAACAAGGTAGAGAAAAATATTAATAAAGATTGAAAAACGGTCGCTGTTATGTGCGCGGGGGTCGTGACAACAGAGAAGGACGTGGGGCGTTGCCTCTCACATGGGTACTATGCGGGAGAGCAATGTAGCTTGCGGACGCTGGTCGGGAGAGTGCGTCTGCTGCAGAAAGGGTGGTTCACCACCTGGCACCACTGCTTGGTTTGCTTCTATCTCGGCTATAAGGAGCCTATAGCTTTCCGTAGAATGCTCGCTGGATGGCGCTATAGAGCTTATAAAGGCCAGTATTCGCAGAACGCTCTTACATAATGATTGTTCGTAAGAGCGAATTCGAGTAATGCAAGTCCAGCACATATAAACGAAGGTGACAGGCCGATGTGAAAGATCACTTACGAAGATAAATTTTTGTAAATTGGGCCCCTAGTGTATACAGTAAAATCCCCAGCGGTGCCTATTCAGGGGCTCTTTTTAAAAGAAGATTGGCGCGGAAAGTTTAGGGCCTTATTTTCAAACCACCCTGTAAGTGTTCACTATTTCCGACCTTCGTCATAGGCACAGACACTGCTGCGCCACCGTTATCATCTGGTTCGGTCACTCGAGATGACGAgagtaaaagaaaggaaaataaagtggacCTTTCCGTAACTCCGCAAGAAAACTAGAAACCCAAATATGCTAATATGTGAGCCTTCAAAGGTGACTAAACCAGGCTGTGTTATAAGCGTCAGCGCATGAAAAGCTGAGGACACAGAAAGTCATAatacacacaagcgctgacttgcaaAAGTGTTTATTTCGAGTAAAAAAACATATGCATAGGCAACATCATTTTGCCTAAATCGTCACAAATGCGCAGTTTGCAATGCTCACCTATTTTTGTGCAGATAGGATAACTTAATGccgataggataggataggattgTGCCGAGGCAGTCGCGTGCAAGCTTCCATTAACATGTGGGAAGAATTTTGTGGGACAAAGCGCAACGTACCTCAACGAGCGTTTTAAGGAACGCTGCCAGAACTCAAATGGAACGCGGGGTGGTTCCGCAAGGTGGGTTCCTCGAAACTACAGGAAGTCCGTTGTCAGTGCAAGTGGCGATGGCCGTACCACGTGCGTTCCAGCATATCAAGATTGCTCCGTTGTTGGAAGTAGCCGGGATCAGTTAACTCGCGAAATTATTGAAGCCGAAGTGAACGAAAGGCTACGAAATAACTACGTTTCAAAACCTTCAATTGCCCTATCTTTTGAAGAGTTATCCTATCTGCGTAAAGATAAGCGAGCCTTGTAGATTGCGCATTTTTGATGATTTCTTCGAAATTATATTGAATATATATGTGGTTTTTGACTCGAAATAAACACTGTtgcaagtcagcgcctgtgtgtaCCATGCCTtcctgtgtcctcgtcttttggtGTGCTATAAACTTCACCTTGTCATACAAACAAGCCCGAAACGCTACGTTACTTAACAGGCGTCGGACCGCACCTAAATTTGCCGAATGACTTGCTCAGAAACTTACGTAATGGCACCATAAGAGACCTACAACACCTGAAATAAAGACTGGCTTCGTTGGCATCATCCTTCTGTGAAGTTCAATTGACAAATTTGTGAAACTTTTCTCTAGTGCTACAACTTCGTAAATGTCAAGTTCAGGCTATTTTAATATTCCAAAGGTATCTTAGATAATTTATATGCAATTAATATTGGTTCGGCGGTTGCTTGATAAGAGCGTCACTGTCTTCGGACAGTGACACCAATAGGAAAGCCGTGGTTGTGATCGAGCGAAAAGTTCCTCTTATGAGGTTCTGATTCTCCTTCCAGGACGGAGCTCCAAAAGCCGAAGCAGGGTCAAGGGTCACAGGATCAGTATTCGCAGGAGCAGTAGTCGCAAGCGAATCGGTACGAATTTTACAATCGGCCTAACACCATGCAGTACAATGGCTGTAGCACTGCCTGCTAGGTCGCTAGCACGCCTCGTACTCAAGGCCTGCGTCTGAATTTTGTAGTAGGGAGGCGGTACTTTGCCCACTTTAGCTTGAACTGGTCATCCCTTATTAAAAGACACTGTAGCTGTATaatcagaaagaaaaggaaacgcgctAAGGCCTCGAAAGGTAGGTGGTAGCTGCTGTATTGTGCAAAGTTTTGATATGTCTGCGCTGCGCCGATGCacgttttcaaaaaaaaaaaaaaaactacgttcaACCTCTCATGCTAGATTAAACATTACAACTCCAGAAGTCTAGGCTTGTATTCACAAAAACACATTACGGTGGAATAGTCCGTAAGAGGAGTTTTCAGCCAACCTGGAGCAGAACATAGCGAAAGCGAAAGACAGTGACAAAGAGCGCGTaccaaaaagctttgtgaattggcCCCTCTACTGAAAAAGCTGCGCTTCCAGGTGAATCTGTTATTTTTGCGATTTCCTTGACACTGTACATATAGTTATTTTCACCACCGATAACCTAAGAACATTTTAATCCtgactcttctttttcttttttcaatgacaACAGGCAGTCCTGCTCCGCGGAGTCCTTCGGGAACGTCCAACCAGGGCAGCGGCTTCGCGTTACTGCAGGCGGAGATGCGAAGCGATGATTCTGGGTCAAGGAGCAGTGGGAGTCTGACCACCATGGCATTCGTAGACGTTGACGAGGCCCAAAAGCAGGCGAGAAAGAAGCCCAGGAGGCGAGCCAGCAAGAACAAGCTCATGCGGAGGCGCAGTAAGCGAGAAGACGCTCTGACTAGAGCCTTCGTGGAAGCACTTTCGATAACTCGCTCGCCCGCCTCAACACCCTCTACGGGCTCGCTCGCAGGCTCTTCGTCCATGAGCAGCGGAAGTATGACCCGCTTGGACAAGCTCATGGGCACTGCGGCGAGCAAGAGACCCAGCAGGAAGCAGGTTAGGAGGCAGGTCAGGAGGCGAAGGAGCGCGCGTTCACCCAAGCGGAGGGCAAGCAACACGGACGCTGCCTTTGCCCAGGCACTCGTAGCCACGCTCTCTGGTGGAACGTCTTCGCCAGGCGGTGGCCTTGGTGAAAGGTCCTCAATGAGCGCGCTCATCACAACCACCCCGGCGGGGGCGGCTTCGCCGCGAAACCAGGCGCAGCAGGCAGCTGGACAGATGAACTTCGTGCTCAACCTTCCGAACAGGCAGGAGCCTGCAGTCAACACACTCACGCTGACAATCGTCCAGGATCCGAACACTCCCGCACAAACCGGCAGATGGCGATGATCGTGGCTGCGAAATTTGTCGGTTCTTTAGACTGGGTTGGGGCTAACGAGAAGGACGCTTCCTTGTTTAATAGCCCGTCAGTGGATGACGGTGCATTAAAATAGCACCGTTTTTCTTCAAGTTTATAATTTATTGTCTGAAGGTCTTGAATTGTAGGCTTGTTTGAAATTATCTTCATTATAGCTAAAGTCTTAAGTGGCTAATACTCCCGatggcattgaaaaaaagaaaacgcgtcgTCCGGTGCAACGGTACAAAAACTATCAacagcaatggctcgtacccccaaccaaaaaaaaaaaaaatttaatggctTATCTATCTAGTAGAGCAGAAGCTACAAGCACTCGTCAAAGTGAAACGTGCAGTGCATATATTCGTTTAAATCgtgcatacaacgtacagaaactgtggtaaaaaaaaatcacgtgacgTTCTCAATGGCTCCTaccccgtaaggctgaggctacaaacGCTCAACTaagcgaagcgaacagtgcatacattgatTGAAATTAGCAATACAACGCGcagaacagcatacatttcaatcACCTGTTGCAAGGACACAACgtgaagtcgaagagaaacgtttGTGGAGCAAGTCTGACCCctctatacgagcgcgcgaagccacaGCTAAGCGCGGAAAACAATCGAAAGAAGCCGAATTGCGAAAGCAGCAATGCGACGATGCGAAACCAGATCAACCTGGCAGCGGGGTTTgaccttcacgtgttacaggagtgtaacatgttgtcgaatttttatatatttagtCAATTTTCGGATTTATGCTTTCACCGCTACAAGCGTTATATCTCCAGGCAGCTTTTTATAGCAAAAAGAAGTCGATTAGAAAACGAAAGTAGGTAGGTCTCAGGGCACCAGCTTGCTGGGCTACACCACTGAAAACGGTAGCAACGTGGCGAAAAGTGAGAGGTAGCGAAATCGTCACAGGTGCTATATTTCCTATAGTCGGCACCACGTAGGAGCCAGCGAAGGAAAAATCGTTGCTAGTGTAGCTTTCACATGAGGTTGCTTGTTGAAATTTTCGTTGCTTGGCTTGGTAGATTAGTGAACGTGCTTCAAAGTGTTCGAATGCATTAAGCCCCTGATATGTATTAGGCACCTTATCATTAAAAAGATTAATCCACGCAACTATTAACAGCGCACATAGGTGCTCAAGATATCCTTCATCTGGAGCTTATGGGTCAGAACGTTTGAACAGGCATAACAACACTGCGATTTAAATTGCCTTAAATTGCAAGTTTTGATGCTcatagacgagaaaaagaaagaccagCTATAAGCTTTTTAGACCCGAATAATTTTCCCATCTTGACCGATACATGGCAAATTCACCATAGTGGGTATGATCCAGTCATAGAGGAATACGAACCAACGAAGCAACTGTCCGGTGCGCTGATTGCTCCGCGAGAAAGTGGTCATGTTTGAATAAGAAGCTACTGCGTGTAAACGCAGGGTTCCCAAAAGGCCCGAGCAACACACCTCTTGCTTGGAAGTTCATCGCATATGCAAGACAACACACTGGGAAAATCAACGAAAATAAAGGTTGCAAAACACGATAAATAAATTTTTAACGCATTAGTTCCCAAAATATCAACAAGTTTTACATTAATATCGCGCGAACAGTGAACGTTACGTCGACGAAGACTGGGCAAGCGCGGACTTACGCCAGCACTTGGCTAATGCCTTTcgtgtcttctatttctctctttctttctcgctaAGGCATATTCAATCTACTGGAAACGGCACATGCAGTACTAGGCGGCACCCTGAAaaacgttttttctttcttttcttttcacaatCATCTGAACCTATGTAACAAATATAGATCGCTCAAACTGATGGAAGTCGTGAAGTGTAACTTTGAAAAGGAAGTGGACACATGTAGCAATATATCATAGCATTATCTTTCATTAATGAAGCAGCAAAAAGATATAAATGGATGACCATAAATCTTGACTTATATTTAGGTTTCCTTTTCTCAAGTAAATATTAAGCGCGGCACGAAACAGTTAGAGAATTTCGTTTCACTTCGGCAGAGATGGGAATCAGTCTTACTCGACTAGCTGCGAAAGATAGATTATTTATGTTCAGTAAAGAGAATTAACCTTCTTGAAAACAGCTGCGCATTGTCTTCATTTCGCTTTTCAGTACATCGTATTGCTTTTAGAAAATTACTTTTTAACATGATCTTATGCTATTGCGCCTTTTATTTTTTAGTTTAACTTCCAGGACTATTGATACTTTTACAGCAATTCgtataatctttctttttttacggaaAACAACATGATATCATCTCGCGTAATGGAACATAAAAAATGAATGAAGTTTAAGAAATATCGAAGATAGTCTGACAAGCATTGTTCCTTGAGcccgattatatatatatatatatatatatatatatatatatatatatatatatatatagagagagagagagagagagagagagagagcgagagagagagcattaTCTCAGAGCATTATCTGTAAACCTTAATGATATAAACGCCGATTTACCCTTTCCATCCTAACACTGCACATTTGCAGCAGCAGAATCGCGACGCATAGACAGTTTCAAGCGGTCAACTAGAGGACATTACGAATGATCCTGAAAAAAACTGAACCGAAGCAAGTTCGTAGAATGCGAATTCATAGTTTGGTAGGCAATGGTGAACAAAAGAGAAGCCTATTTAGAGATGTGACAGATAAacaaaattaaattctagggttttacttgccgaaatcgcgatctgattatgaggcacaccatggggggggggggggggggcgtagggaGGAGGTGGGGGagtctgcagattaattttaaccacacGCGGTTTTTCGAAGCGCCCCCAATGCAGTacatgagcgttcttgcattccgtccCCATCGGAATATGCATCCGGCATCGAGCCCGGGACCTCGAGCTCAAAAGCGTGACGCCGCAGCCACTGGGCTACCACCGCGGACTGTCAGGAAATGCAAATCATTGTGCACAGAAGGAAAACACGCTATCGAGCTACCGAAGCTATGTCCATCTACTGCGGGGGTATTGCATGAGGGGGTATACCAGGAAAAAGGAATAGCAGCAAGACCAAACCATGCAATGCTAGGGGGTCATTGGCAGGCCGCGTTTCTCTTCTGGCACATTCGCGATCACGACTAGCCGGTGCCTTCTCGCACGAGCATAACATAAGAAAAAGTAATTCATGCTTGATAGCAAATATCGAAAATGATCTGTCAAGCTCTGATccataagcaattttttttttcgttggaacTGCAAGCATGAATTGTCTAGGTATAATTGTCTAGCTAATTGTCTTAGGTAtcaaagacagagagaaagagttTAACGAAGGCTGGAGATGCCAGCCCTGTTACTTCAGTTCTCGCTGCTTGTGAAATTCAGATGATGTGCTTGAAATGACAAGAGAACAAGAAATGAACTTGTTTGAATAGAGGGACGGAAGAAGTAAGTACCACGTCATTACTTTTATTATGTTTGGTATCATGAAACACCGGTACTTTTTCGTATGAGCCGCTCCTGCttcaaggatttttttttttttgtgagcatgGTCTCCGGGACCGAGCACACGAATATTATCCGCCATAAAAGATATTT
Coding sequences within it:
- the LOC126532191 gene encoding uncharacterized protein — translated: MSWAQISASMQASASEDDVGARRTRQNSEKKPIIMIASPHPTVITGDFDPSSQVQMGASMIWPPPGSPAQGTSSATMFVSGTAASPTSIPVQQTSSGNLILATEVQMTSPSATLLQSIPAGSKICGSISGSPAPRSPSGTSNQGSGFALLQAEMRSDDSGSRSSGSLTTMAFVDVDEAQKQARKKPRRRASKNKLMRRRSKREDALTRAFVEALSITRSPASTPSTGSLAGSSSMSSGSMTRLDKLMGTAASKRPSRKQVRRQVRRRRSARSPKRRASNTDAAFAQALVATLSGGTSSPGGGLGERSSMSALITTTPAGAASPRNQAQQAAGQMNFVLNLPNRQEPAVNTLTLTIVQDPNTPAQTGRWR